The Pelosinus sp. IPA-1 nucleotide sequence CAAATTCGAAAGAAAACCCTAAGAGCAGAAGTTTTGGTACTGGAGCAGTAAGCGCAAGTTTATTTGCAAAAGCCCAAATTTATAAGCAGGCAACGTTTAATTTGCTTAAAACGTATCAAGGACGGTCGGGGAGTGAGCGGGAAAAGTGTAGCTATACCTTTACTTATTCTGGCAAAGGTGCTGAATTAACAAGGTTAAGAGAAAATCAATAAGAAAAATAAGAATTAAAGCAGGGAAGTGGTGCTATGGATAGGTCAATTAGAAAAAAAATTCTTGAGTTGGTAGAAGAAGAGTATCAAAAATTCTCAGCTGCACTGCTACCTAATATAGACAATGTTTTAGGTGTTCGTTTGCCCCTGCTCCGGAAGCTTGCCAAAGAAATAGCGAAGGGCGATTGGCAGAAGTTTATGGAAATGGCAGAATTAGAATACTTTGAGGAAGTAATGCTTCAAGGCATGGTACTTGGCTATGTGGAAGGGGATATTGAAGATATACTTTCTTATGTTGCCGATTTTGTCCCTCTAATTGATAATTGGTCAGTGTGTGATAGCTTCTGCATAGGGTTGAAATTCACACAGGATAACAAGGAGCGTGTATGGCATTTTTTACAGTCTTACTTGAATTCAACACAAGAATATGAAATACGATTTGGTGTGGTAATGCTAATTAATTTTTACATTGAAGATAGATATATAAAGGAAGTGCTAATACGTTTAGATAATGTCAAGCACAACGGGTATTATGCGAAAATGGCAGTTGCTTGGGCAGTTTCAATTTGTTATGTAAAACTACCAAAGCCAACCATGGAATACCTTTATGATAATACCCTAGATGATTTTACTTACAATAAGGCACTTCAAAAGATCACGGAATCTTATCGTGTAGATAAAGAAGCAAAGGATTTAATCCGCAGTATGAAGCGCAGTAAAAGCTAAGGGGGAAGGAAGTGTCCATTATGGTTTTCGAAAGAGAACTAATATTAGATCGATTAAATGCCCAAATTACAAAGAAGCAATATATCATTGGTGTTGCGACTGGTGCGGGGATTTCTGCTAAATATGCTGCTAAGGGAGGAGCTGATCTTATATTAGCGCTCAACTCTGGCCGATTCAGACAAATGGGATTAGGTTCTATTGCAGGCCTTTTACCCTTCGCAAATTGTAACCAACTTGTTATGGAATTTGGGTCTAGAGAAATCATTCCAGCTGTAAAGGAAATTCCTGTTTTCTTTGGACTTTGTGCTACTGACCCAACGATTGATTTAGATAAATATATTGAGGAAATACATGCAAAAGGTTTTTCCGGAATTAATAACTATCCCTCTATCGGTATGATCGATGGGCTATTTAGAGAAGCAATAGAAGAGGAAGGCTTATCCTATGATCGCGAGGTAGAAGCTATTAGAA carries:
- a CDS encoding DNA alkylation repair protein: MDRSIRKKILELVEEEYQKFSAALLPNIDNVLGVRLPLLRKLAKEIAKGDWQKFMEMAELEYFEEVMLQGMVLGYVEGDIEDILSYVADFVPLIDNWSVCDSFCIGLKFTQDNKERVWHFLQSYLNSTQEYEIRFGVVMLINFYIEDRYIKEVLIRLDNVKHNGYYAKMAVAWAVSICYVKLPKPTMEYLYDNTLDDFTYNKALQKITESYRVDKEAKDLIRSMKRSKS